A genomic stretch from Eubacterium sulci ATCC 35585 includes:
- a CDS encoding tRNA delta(2)-isopentenylpyrophosphate transferase has translation MNKIVAICGPTAVGKTAYSIEIAKKFDGEIVSCDSMQLYKYMDIGSAKPSPDELNQVKHHLIGIVDPSEMFSVAKYKELASSSIDDILSRGKLPIIAGGTGLYLDALLFDLDFAAAPSDDSLRDELYKIAEEKGNLELHAILNECDPDSAKRIHPNNVRRVVRAIESAKSGNKLKDFAKDLSLNDKYEFILIGLRRDREELYDRINRRVDVLVKEGLFEEVKMLREMGLSESDISMKGIGYKEVLAYFDGEYDLETAIDTIKKNTRHFAKRQITWLKRYDDMKWFDLSESKDDKDSIREIITWLEKNL, from the coding sequence ATGAACAAGATAGTTGCAATTTGTGGGCCTACAGCCGTTGGAAAAACAGCATATTCGATTGAAATCGCAAAGAAATTTGATGGCGAGATTGTTTCGTGCGACTCCATGCAGCTATATAAATACATGGACATAGGTAGTGCAAAGCCTAGTCCTGACGAGCTAAATCAAGTCAAACATCATCTTATTGGCATCGTTGACCCTAGCGAGATGTTTAGCGTAGCTAAATATAAGGAGCTTGCAAGCAGCTCTATAGACGATATTCTGAGCAGAGGAAAGCTTCCTATAATAGCTGGAGGAACAGGGCTATATCTTGACGCCTTGCTCTTTGATCTTGACTTTGCAGCAGCACCAAGTGATGATAGCCTAAGAGACGAACTATATAAAATAGCTGAAGAAAAGGGAAATCTAGAGCTTCATGCAATATTAAATGAATGCGATCCAGATTCAGCAAAGCGCATACATCCTAACAATGTTAGAAGGGTAGTAAGGGCTATAGAAAGCGCAAAGTCAGGAAATAAGCTTAAGGATTTTGCTAAAGACCTAAGCCTAAATGACAAATATGAATTTATACTTATTGGCCTTAGAAGAGACAGGGAAGAGCTATATGATCGAATTAACAGGAGAGTTGACGTTCTTGTAAAAGAGGGGTTATTTGAAGAGGTTAAGATGCTTCGTGAGATGGGACTTTCTGAGTCAGACATATCTATGAAGGGCATAGGCTATAAGGAAGTATTAGCTTATTTTGATGGGGAATACGATTTAGAGACAGCAATAGACACTATCAAGAAAAACACGCGTCACTTTGCTAAAAGGCAAATCACATGGCTTAAGCGCTACGATGATATGAAGTGGTTTGATCTATCAGAATCAAAGGATGATAAAGATTCTATCAGGGAGATAATTACATGGTTGGAAAAAAACTTATAA
- a CDS encoding DNA mismatch repair protein MutS produces the protein MPKKLSPMMEQYFQIKDQYQDCILFYRVGDFYEMFYDDALEASRVLEIALTGKNCGQEERAPMCGVPFHSAETYIHKLVDKGYKVGICEQVEDPATAKGIVKRDVIKIITPGTLTSQMMLNENENNYLAAIYCDKAGISISYCDISTGELRTTEMTAGNDIYNDMINEVSRIGCKEIIVNEGFEEIFSKEKLADASGAYVQIKSDKYYSSKAAKDILEELLGKGAFLVSGIADRELCQKNLGALLSYLMETQRQGLNQITSCVYFELNDQMSLDKASLRNLEITETLYDKNIKGSLLGVLDKTKTAMGARLIKKMLREPLNDTEKINDRLDAVEEIYLDPLLENDLVESLKKIYDFERLAARIATGTANGKDLIALRNSIAVLPNIKADLSSSGSNLLKYIHDGISNLEDIADLITESISENAGFTIKEGGLIIDGYSEDLDNLKASIKDAKTWIAGLEAHERERTGIKTLKVGYNKVFGYYIDVTRANSDLVPEDYIRKQTLVNNERYITPELKETENLVFNAETKINKLEYEIFVSIRTQIEARIKEIQDTSKAIAILDVICSFAAVSRNYGYTKPIVDNSKELVIEAGRHPVVERMEGGEQFVSNDTYLNDTDSSLMIITGPNMSGKSTYMRQNALIVLMAQAGCFVPCERARIGVVDRIFTRIGASDNLSGGQSTFFVEMSELSYILNCASDRSLIILDEIGRGTSTYDGLSIAWSCVEYLCNDKTHIRTLFATHYHELTALEDQIDGVKNLNVDVSEDDGDIVFLHKIVPGAASRSYGIHVAKLAGVPKILLDNAENKLAELEESASEINISTKTATVSEDQLSLFMPGPYDELAQKIKEIDIMHLTPAKAIEIIMKLKDSIN, from the coding sequence ATGCCGAAGAAACTATCTCCGATGATGGAGCAATATTTTCAAATAAAGGACCAATATCAGGATTGTATACTTTTTTATAGAGTTGGCGATTTTTACGAAATGTTTTACGACGATGCTCTCGAGGCTTCGAGGGTGCTAGAAATTGCGCTCACAGGTAAGAACTGCGGACAAGAAGAACGTGCTCCCATGTGTGGAGTTCCTTTTCATTCTGCAGAAACTTACATTCACAAACTAGTCGATAAAGGATATAAAGTAGGTATTTGTGAGCAGGTTGAGGACCCAGCTACAGCAAAGGGTATAGTTAAACGCGACGTTATTAAAATTATAACTCCGGGAACTCTAACCTCACAGATGATGCTAAACGAGAACGAAAACAACTACCTAGCAGCTATATATTGCGATAAGGCTGGAATTTCAATTTCCTATTGCGATATATCAACAGGTGAGCTTAGGACAACTGAGATGACTGCAGGTAATGACATATATAACGACATGATTAATGAAGTCAGTCGTATTGGATGCAAGGAAATCATTGTAAATGAGGGCTTTGAGGAGATTTTTTCTAAAGAAAAACTCGCAGATGCTAGCGGTGCATATGTCCAGATAAAATCCGATAAATACTATTCATCAAAGGCAGCAAAAGACATACTAGAAGAACTCTTAGGCAAGGGAGCATTTCTCGTTTCAGGAATTGCGGATAGAGAGCTTTGCCAAAAGAACTTAGGTGCTCTTTTAAGCTATTTGATGGAAACGCAGAGGCAAGGATTAAACCAGATAACAAGCTGTGTTTATTTTGAGCTAAACGACCAAATGTCACTTGATAAGGCAAGTCTTAGAAATCTAGAAATAACAGAAACTCTCTACGATAAGAATATCAAAGGTTCATTGCTAGGCGTTTTAGATAAGACAAAGACAGCCATGGGCGCAAGACTTATCAAAAAAATGCTGAGAGAACCCCTAAATGATACAGAGAAAATCAATGATAGACTTGATGCAGTAGAGGAAATATATCTAGATCCACTTCTTGAGAATGACTTAGTAGAATCACTCAAGAAAATCTATGACTTCGAAAGATTAGCTGCAAGAATTGCAACAGGAACAGCAAACGGCAAAGACCTAATAGCACTTAGAAATTCAATAGCAGTCCTTCCAAATATCAAAGCCGACTTATCAAGCTCTGGTTCTAATCTTCTAAAATATATACACGATGGAATATCAAATTTAGAAGATATAGCAGATTTAATAACTGAGTCCATATCCGAAAATGCAGGCTTTACAATCAAAGAAGGTGGGCTTATTATCGATGGTTACTCTGAGGACCTAGATAATCTAAAAGCATCTATCAAAGATGCAAAGACTTGGATAGCAGGGCTAGAAGCACACGAGAGAGAAAGAACAGGCATAAAAACCCTCAAAGTAGGCTATAACAAGGTATTCGGTTATTACATAGATGTAACGCGTGCAAATTCAGATTTAGTCCCAGAAGACTATATCCGTAAACAAACACTTGTTAATAACGAAAGATATATAACTCCTGAACTTAAGGAGACTGAAAATCTAGTTTTTAATGCCGAAACCAAAATAAATAAACTAGAGTATGAAATATTCGTTTCTATTCGTACGCAGATAGAGGCAAGAATTAAAGAAATACAGGACACATCAAAAGCAATCGCAATCTTGGACGTAATTTGCTCTTTCGCCGCTGTAAGCCGAAATTATGGCTATACAAAGCCTATTGTAGATAACAGTAAGGAACTTGTCATAGAAGCAGGACGCCATCCTGTCGTAGAGAGGATGGAAGGCGGTGAGCAGTTCGTATCAAATGATACATATCTCAATGATACAGATTCTAGTCTAATGATAATCACAGGTCCTAATATGTCGGGTAAATCCACATATATGAGACAAAATGCTTTGATAGTTCTTATGGCTCAGGCCGGCTGCTTTGTTCCATGTGAAAGGGCAAGGATAGGTGTAGTAGATAGAATATTTACTAGAATTGGAGCATCTGATAATCTCTCAGGTGGTCAGTCTACATTCTTTGTTGAAATGAGCGAGCTATCATACATTCTAAACTGTGCAAGCGACAGAAGCCTTATAATCCTTGATGAGATAGGTAGGGGAACAAGTACATATGACGGACTTTCAATAGCTTGGTCTTGTGTAGAATACCTCTGCAATGATAAAACTCATATACGCACTCTCTTTGCAACACACTACCATGAGCTAACAGCACTAGAAGATCAAATCGATGGCGTCAAGAACCTTAATGTAGATGTTTCAGAAGATGATGGTGATATCGTATTCCTGCATAAGATTGTGCCTGGAGCAGCAAGCCGAAGCTACGGAATCCATGTTGCAAAGCTGGCAGGAGTTCCAAAGATTCTTCTAGATAATGCCGAAAATAAGTTAGCTGAACTAGAAGAATCAGCTAGTGAAATAAACATATCAACAAAAACTGCTACAGTTAGTGAAGATCAATTATCGCTATTTATGCCTGGTCCATACGATGAACTAGCTCAGAAAATAAAAGAAATTGATATCATGCATTTGACGCCAGCAAAAGCCATAGAAATAATTATGAAACTCAAGGATTCAATTAACTAA
- a CDS encoding aspartate aminotransferase (catalyzes the formation of oxalozcetate and L-glutamate from L-aspartate and 2-oxoglutarate), giving the protein MKFSNRVQEMQFSPIRKFNPVAAKVKEQGKKVYHFNIGQPDVATPECFMQAIKSFDEAVIKYAESGGLTSLQDSVIDYFKQYDMHYDRKDMIVTNGGSEALTMAFLALVNPGEEVLIAEPFYTNYHSFLTTAGGKVVPITTKAEDGFTYATREQIEPLINDKTRAICCISPGNPTGNVLTLEEMKLIGEIAKEHDLFIIADEVYREFAYDDREVTSFGMIPEIADRVIIIDSVSKRFSACGARIGLLISKNEEFMGNVMKIAQARLCVSTVDQVGSAELFKLPMSYYDEVKAEYCGRRDAAYEEIMKIPGAVCQVPGGAFYMTVKLPVADVEDFLMFMLEEFEDNGETTMFAPAEGFYATPGLGKDEIRIAYVLNKDDMRRGAELIRLGIEAYNKKLGK; this is encoded by the coding sequence ATGAAATTTTCTAACAGAGTGCAGGAGATGCAATTTTCACCAATAAGAAAATTCAATCCTGTTGCCGCAAAGGTAAAAGAGCAGGGCAAGAAAGTTTATCACTTTAACATCGGACAACCTGATGTAGCAACACCAGAGTGCTTTATGCAGGCAATCAAGAGCTTTGATGAGGCAGTAATCAAATATGCTGAGTCTGGCGGATTGACTTCACTACAGGATTCAGTAATCGATTATTTCAAGCAGTACGACATGCATTACGACAGAAAAGACATGATCGTTACAAACGGTGGTTCAGAAGCGCTAACAATGGCATTCCTTGCACTTGTTAACCCAGGTGAAGAAGTTCTTATTGCAGAACCATTCTACACAAACTACCATTCATTCTTGACAACAGCTGGTGGTAAGGTTGTACCTATCACAACAAAGGCTGAGGATGGATTCACCTATGCAACAAGAGAGCAGATTGAGCCATTGATCAACGATAAGACAAGAGCTATCTGCTGTATCAGCCCAGGTAACCCAACAGGTAACGTTCTAACACTAGAAGAAATGAAGCTAATCGGCGAAATCGCTAAGGAACACGACCTATTTATAATCGCAGACGAAGTATATAGAGAGTTTGCATACGATGATCGTGAAGTAACATCATTTGGTATGATTCCTGAAATTGCTGACAGAGTTATCATCATCGACTCAGTATCAAAGAGATTCTCTGCATGTGGAGCAAGAATTGGTCTACTTATCTCCAAGAACGAAGAGTTCATGGGCAACGTAATGAAGATTGCACAGGCAAGACTTTGCGTTTCAACTGTAGATCAGGTTGGTTCAGCTGAGCTATTCAAGCTTCCAATGTCATACTATGACGAGGTTAAGGCTGAGTACTGCGGAAGAAGAGATGCTGCATACGAAGAGATCATGAAGATTCCAGGCGCTGTATGCCAGGTTCCAGGCGGAGCTTTCTACATGACAGTTAAGCTTCCAGTAGCAGATGTTGAAGACTTCCTAATGTTCATGCTAGAAGAGTTCGAAGACAACGGTGAGACAACAATGTTTGCACCAGCTGAAGGATTCTACGCTACACCAGGACTAGGTAAGGACGAAATCCGTATCGCTTACGTACTAAACAAGGACGATATGAGAAGAGGTGCTGAACTTATTAGGCTCGGTATCGAAGCTTACAACAAGAAGCTTGGTAAATAA
- a CDS encoding RNA methyltransferase, whose product MKERLDVLLVKKGFYPSREKAKTAIMAGLVFVDGQISDKAGMSINTDCDITVKQDLCPYVSRGGLKLEKAIDLFDIDLKDKVCMDIGASTGGFTDCMLINGARKVYAIDVGYGQLAWKLRSDSRVVNIEKCNFRYFDPSQVDEEIDFMSMDVSFISLKLIFPVAAKLLKDGGSILCLVKPQFEAGREQVGKNGIVRDTKVHEEVIEKVISYAHENNLIAKNLTFSPITGAKGNIEYLLHLNKQKNIGYNKSYTDNFNVSEVVQISHAELV is encoded by the coding sequence TTGAAGGAAAGGCTTGATGTACTTCTTGTAAAGAAGGGATTTTACCCATCACGAGAAAAGGCAAAGACCGCTATAATGGCGGGACTTGTATTTGTTGACGGTCAAATAAGCGACAAAGCTGGTATGTCTATAAATACCGACTGTGATATTACCGTTAAGCAAGATTTATGTCCATATGTAAGCAGAGGTGGTCTTAAGCTTGAGAAGGCTATAGACTTATTTGATATAGACCTAAAAGATAAGGTATGCATGGACATAGGTGCATCAACTGGTGGTTTTACAGACTGCATGCTTATAAATGGAGCAAGAAAGGTTTATGCTATTGATGTTGGTTATGGACAGCTTGCATGGAAGCTTAGAAGCGATAGCAGAGTTGTAAATATTGAGAAGTGTAATTTTAGGTATTTTGATCCGTCTCAAGTCGATGAAGAAATCGATTTTATGAGTATGGATGTATCATTTATTTCACTTAAACTTATCTTTCCTGTTGCTGCAAAACTACTTAAAGATGGAGGCTCAATCCTATGCCTAGTTAAGCCTCAGTTTGAGGCCGGAAGGGAACAGGTGGGAAAAAATGGTATTGTAAGAGATACCAAAGTCCACGAAGAAGTTATAGAAAAAGTAATTTCTTATGCGCATGAAAATAATTTAATTGCCAAAAACTTAACATTTTCTCCAATTACAGGTGCAAAAGGCAATATAGAGTATCTTTTACATCTTAACAAACAGAAAAATATAGGTTATAATAAGTCATATACAGACAATTTTAATGTCTCAGAAGTAGTCCAAATCTCTCATGCAGAGTTGGTATAA
- a CDS encoding 1-deoxy-D-xylulose-5-phosphate synthase: MSNHIKDYKLPEDIKSMDENSLELLSTGIRAFLIDTISKTGGHLASNLGVVEISVGLHRIFDFPKDKLIWDVGHQSYIHKILTGRADQFSTLRQNDGMSGFPKRSESEYDVYDTGHSSTSISAAMGLAVARDLNKSDEEVIAVIGDGAMTGGPSFEALNNLGSLGSKVIIVLNDNGMSISEINGGLSEHLSKLRTSSEYQNTKNNIKKAINKIPDLGKPLSKGIAGLKRAVKYAIFSGGVIFEELGITYLGPFDGNNMSDVLRGLNQAKNAPGPVLVHFKTKKGKGYKQAEQNPDKFHGIGAFDKETGVTLSKSQTSYSEIFGKKMFELAEKNDKLVALTAAMCTATGLDQMRDKYPKRVFDVGIAEAHACIFAAGLALGGMHPVVAIYSSFLQRAYDEIIEDVCLQKLPVTFAIDRAGIVGADGETHHGIFDLSYLLPLPNMTVLAPCDAHQLEDMLEYAISKDAPFAIRYPRGSADMTSHIECSFELKNNVISEGKDVNIIAVGTMLNKAIKASEILKEQGIDAKVCSASVLKPFDDSIIDSSDKLIVTLEDNLIRGGFGEYIAANYTNRVVKLGWPDKFIEHGDCEYLYKKYGLDAESIAERIRQELEGKA, encoded by the coding sequence ATGTCGAATCATATTAAAGATTACAAGCTACCCGAGGATATAAAGTCAATGGATGAAAATTCCCTTGAGCTTTTAAGTACAGGAATAAGGGCATTTTTGATAGACACAATATCAAAGACAGGAGGACATCTTGCCTCAAATCTTGGCGTTGTTGAAATCAGTGTCGGATTACATAGGATTTTTGATTTTCCAAAGGATAAGCTTATCTGGGATGTCGGACATCAATCGTACATACATAAAATTTTGACAGGAAGAGCTGATCAGTTCAGTACTCTAAGACAAAACGATGGAATGTCAGGATTTCCAAAGCGTTCGGAAAGCGAGTACGATGTCTATGATACAGGACATTCGAGTACCTCTATTTCTGCAGCCATGGGACTTGCAGTAGCTAGAGATCTTAACAAGAGCGATGAAGAAGTTATCGCAGTAATTGGGGATGGTGCAATGACCGGAGGACCTTCTTTTGAGGCACTAAATAACCTTGGGAGCCTAGGGTCAAAAGTTATAATCGTTTTAAACGATAATGGAATGTCAATATCAGAGATAAACGGTGGACTTTCAGAGCACCTAAGTAAACTAAGAACCTCTTCAGAGTATCAAAATACAAAGAACAACATAAAGAAAGCTATAAACAAAATCCCTGATCTAGGAAAGCCACTAAGCAAGGGCATAGCTGGTCTCAAAAGAGCTGTTAAGTATGCTATTTTCTCAGGTGGAGTTATATTCGAGGAGCTAGGAATTACTTATCTAGGTCCTTTTGATGGCAACAATATGTCAGATGTTCTCAGAGGCCTAAATCAAGCGAAAAATGCTCCAGGACCCGTTTTAGTGCACTTCAAAACAAAGAAGGGCAAGGGGTACAAGCAGGCAGAACAAAATCCGGATAAATTCCATGGAATAGGTGCTTTTGATAAGGAGACAGGAGTTACTCTATCAAAGTCACAGACTAGCTATTCAGAAATCTTTGGAAAAAAGATGTTTGAACTTGCAGAGAAAAACGATAAACTCGTTGCGCTTACTGCTGCAATGTGTACGGCAACCGGTCTTGACCAAATGAGAGACAAGTATCCTAAAAGAGTATTTGATGTAGGCATAGCAGAAGCCCATGCATGCATCTTTGCCGCAGGACTTGCCCTAGGCGGTATGCATCCAGTGGTTGCAATATATTCATCGTTTTTACAGAGAGCATATGACGAAATCATTGAGGATGTCTGTCTGCAGAAACTTCCAGTTACTTTCGCAATAGATAGAGCAGGTATAGTTGGTGCTGACGGCGAAACTCATCACGGTATCTTTGATTTATCGTATTTGCTTCCACTACCTAATATGACAGTGCTGGCACCTTGCGATGCACATCAACTAGAAGACATGCTCGAATATGCTATATCAAAGGATGCACCTTTTGCTATCAGATACCCAAGAGGAAGTGCTGATATGACAAGTCACATCGAATGTTCTTTTGAACTCAAAAACAATGTGATTTCAGAAGGTAAGGATGTAAATATAATAGCTGTTGGAACTATGTTAAATAAAGCTATTAAAGCTTCAGAGATTTTAAAAGAACAGGGAATAGATGCTAAGGTGTGCAGTGCGTCTGTGCTAAAACCTTTTGATGATAGCATCATTGACTCAAGTGATAAACTTATTGTGACATTAGAGGACAATCTGATTCGTGGTGGTTTTGGCGAATATATAGCTGCAAATTACACAAATAGGGTTGTTAAATTAGGATGGCCTGACAAGTTTATTGAACACGGCGACTGCGAATACTTATATAAAAAGTATGGTCTTGATGCTGAATCGATAGCGGAAAGGATAAGGCAAGAACTTGAAGGAAAGGCTTGA
- a CDS encoding farnesyl-diphosphate synthase, with product MREDYNEYKSLVNDYLLDYLPRVDAMSNTLYESMVYSLTAGGKRLRPVLLLAACEFAGGNSMEALPFACAMEYIHTYSLIHDDLPAMDDDDLRRGRPTNHKVYGDGMATLAGDGLLNTAFEVMNKNLLMYFDKPEELKKRINAMYCIAKAAGVGGMIAGQASDIENENTDCTNEMLEYIHINKTGALLTAAVRAGLYLGNADDEMVKNMTKYAECLGLAFQIADDILDVKGNPEMLGKNTGTDAAKAKTTYISVNGLENSIKRLDELTNEAVEAIAPYYDNAEFFRNLVRKLASRND from the coding sequence ATGAGAGAAGACTATAACGAATATAAATCGCTAGTTAATGACTATTTGCTAGACTATCTACCACGTGTAGATGCTATGAGTAACACTTTATATGAGTCCATGGTCTATTCGCTTACCGCTGGAGGAAAGCGTCTCAGGCCTGTTTTACTACTTGCTGCTTGTGAGTTTGCAGGTGGAAATTCTATGGAGGCGCTACCATTTGCATGTGCAATGGAATACATACACACATATTCCTTGATTCATGATGATCTACCAGCTATGGATGATGACGATCTTAGAAGGGGAAGACCAACAAACCATAAGGTTTATGGAGATGGAATGGCAACACTTGCAGGCGATGGACTTTTAAATACTGCATTTGAAGTTATGAATAAGAATCTTCTAATGTATTTTGATAAACCAGAGGAGCTAAAGAAACGCATAAATGCAATGTACTGCATTGCAAAGGCTGCAGGGGTAGGCGGAATGATAGCAGGTCAAGCATCTGATATAGAAAATGAAAACACAGACTGTACTAATGAGATGCTAGAATATATTCACATAAATAAAACTGGTGCACTCCTTACCGCTGCTGTTAGAGCTGGGCTTTACCTAGGAAACGCTGATGATGAGATGGTAAAGAACATGACAAAGTATGCAGAGTGTCTTGGTCTAGCTTTCCAAATTGCCGATGATATTTTAGATGTAAAAGGTAACCCTGAAATGCTAGGTAAGAACACTGGTACAGACGCAGCTAAGGCTAAGACAACATATATTTCAGTAAATGGGTTAGAGAACTCAATTAAACGCCTTGATGAGCTTACTAATGAAGCAGTTGAGGCTATTGCACCTTACTACGATAATGCAGAGTTTTTCCGTAATCTTGTCAGAAAGCTAGCATCTAGAAACGATTAA